One region of Bdellovibrio bacteriovorus genomic DNA includes:
- the rsmI gene encoding 16S rRNA (cytidine(1402)-2'-O)-methyltransferase, producing the protein MLYLVATPIGETSEITLRALEILKSCDIVICESTKEASKLLRAHGITGKNYEVLDEHSTAEDKAALVPLCAEKNVALVTDCGTPGFCDPGADLVRLCRQKNIPVKSALGASALMGLLSLSGQRLDEFVFRGFLPAETESRQRALKELTKEKRAIIVMDTPYRLKKTLNDMKEHFSNRKVLLTLNLSQEDETVLEGPIDKVMSSVPFEKAEFMLLIYP; encoded by the coding sequence GTGTTATATCTTGTTGCTACACCTATCGGAGAAACGAGCGAGATCACCCTACGCGCTTTAGAAATTCTAAAGTCCTGCGACATCGTCATCTGTGAAAGCACGAAAGAAGCTTCCAAGTTGTTGCGGGCCCACGGCATCACTGGCAAAAATTATGAAGTGCTCGATGAACACTCCACTGCGGAAGACAAGGCGGCCTTAGTTCCTCTTTGTGCGGAAAAGAATGTGGCCTTGGTCACGGACTGTGGCACTCCTGGATTCTGCGACCCGGGGGCGGATTTAGTTCGCCTTTGTCGTCAAAAAAATATTCCGGTAAAGTCGGCTTTAGGCGCCTCGGCACTGATGGGCCTTCTTTCATTGAGTGGCCAACGACTGGATGAATTTGTCTTTCGTGGATTCTTGCCTGCAGAAACTGAAAGCCGCCAACGGGCGCTTAAAGAACTGACTAAAGAAAAGCGCGCCATCATCGTGATGGACACTCCTTATCGTTTGAAAAAAACTTTGAATGATATGAAAGAGCATTTTTCAAATCGTAAAGTACTTTTAACGCTCAATCTTTCTCAAGAAGATGAAACAGTTTTGGAAGGACCGATTGATAAAGTGATGTCGTCGGTGCCTTTTGAAAAAGCAGAATTCATGCTTCTGATCTATCCTTAA